The Paroedura picta isolate Pp20150507F chromosome 2, Ppicta_v3.0, whole genome shotgun sequence sequence tgttgggaggataaagagggaaagggaagatcAGGTGTTCTCTACTGAGCTTCTTGGGAGAAGTACCAGATCAAAGTGCACCAGATAGAACTTCAAGAGTGGTAAACTGGCACATCTAGTAGTCTACAAACTTTTAATCttccaggacacacacacacatgtattggAGAAGTCTGTGAAGTTATAGAGGTTTCCAGGAATGAGGCCTTAATTCACAAAGTGTTGGGCAGACCTGCTAGGTCTCAACATCGCCTTGAATGAAATGCTGGTGAGTTTTAAATGCAGGCAACACCTTCTCCTACAGCTGCACATTGCAGAGAACAACATGTAGTAGTAGACAAGCCTGCCTGCATCTTATGAGTTTCTGAGGAATCCAAAGGTTCATGGAAAGTAGTGGTCTAACAGACTTTACTAATATCCATGGGCCAGATCCCAGAATGAATAATCCTCAGCACCATCCCTAAATAATTTCATTATCATTGTAAGTATCTTCGTCTTGTGGATTGTGTCAATATTTTGAGAGAATTCAAATTTTGGTTTGTGGcttgcatttttctttattttccctTATAGGCTATATCTTGGCTTGTCTTCCTGAATTATCTGCAGTTACCTGCTCTTCTGGTATCTATCTGAGGTAAACCTACTTATGCCAATCTCTAGTTGAGCTGGTTATGATATGCTTAGCTTGTACTGGTTGGCTAAATCAGATGCCCTTTTGAGCTCATCGGACTAAGATTCTAAATAAGTTTATTTTTATGTGTAATCAAACAGAAAACCATAAAATTGGAAAACTAGCATATAATATATTATGGCAACTAGAAACATAGATATATTGGTAAATGAGATGAAACTTAGGAATGCACAAGCAGGAACCCACAAGGACAATATCCTCCCCCACTAttgtctctttccctttcctgaaagcctccaTATCCGCTCCCCTTCTTTCTACTTTCTTGTCTCCTTCCCCACCCAACAGCCAATCGACATGTATCTCCCCCTCCGTATTCAGCTttcctgctccacccccagcagcctcTACCTAGGAAAACTCTTATCCAGTTTATAGTGCTGACTACTGGCCAGACCCTGTCCACGGGAGGGAATTCTCAAGTACTTGGGAGGAGGCATCTCACTTTGCCCTCCTTgtactttttcttctttctctcctatTCGTAATCTCCatattttctcccctttccctacttcatagaatcatagaatcatagagttggaaggggccatacaggccatctagtccaaccccctgctcaacgcaggatcagccctaagcatcctaaagcatccaagaaaagtgtgtatccaacctttgcttgaagactgccagtgagggggagctcaccaccaccttaggcagcctattccactgctgaactactctgaccatgaaaatttttttcctgatatctagcctatatcattgtacttgtagtttaaacccattactgcgtgtcctctcctctgcagccaatggaaacagcatcctgccctcctccaagtgacaacctttcaaatacttaaagatggctatcatgtcccctctcaacctccttttctccaggctgaacattcccaagtccctcaacctatcttcatagggcttggtcccttgaccccagatcatcttcgtcactctcctctgtaccctttcaattttcttCATTCTTTCCTTCTTAGTCATTGACAAACCAATAAGTGTGAGGCAGAGAAATAtatgtttttacttttaaaaatgtatttcttatatttatatgccacctctcctgGCACAGACAGTtcgtggtggctcacaacaaaGATTAATgacaaaaatttaaaatttatagAAGAAAACTAATAACCAATACAACAAATAGCCCCCATAACCAcccaatcccctaaaaaccctTCTTCATTTTTACACTACCATTCTCTATAGTGGGAATCAAAGCtgtttacattattctcctctcctttttttattgtcaaaataaccctgtgaggtaggttaggctgcaagtatgtgactggctcaaTGATAGCCATGAGCTGCCACAGCAAGTAAGGGATTCGAACCTGTGTCTTCCATAAAGTGGTTACTGTTGAACAGTTGCAAGTAGCCAATCCTGGATGAGTCATGAAAGTCAAATGATATTTAATCACCCAGTGTTTGCTGTCAGattgagggttgccaacctacagatgtgatctggagatcttctggaattacaatctAATACCAGATGCCATAGattgattcccctggagaaaatggctgctttggagggtgatacgtttttcctacccaaaccctgctctctccaggctctgctgcaaaatctcctgggatttcctaaactggaactggcaactctaccagGCCAGGCCCCTGTGAGTCCTCCCTGAAATGCAAAAATGTCCCTAGGTAGGACTTtgccctctccccctgccttttattcACAATAACCAAGCCTGGAATGTtgttgttgcctagcaacagccattaAGTGAATCAGGTTCTTAAAGCTTGGGGTTCTCCTTTTATAATCTGGAAGGTTTTTTGAAAAATAGTATTTTttatatttcacatttttttggaaacctgggaagttttttaggtttatagaaagatctgtcttgcctgttagATCTCATCGCCAGATTTAAATATCCTCAGATTGGCCAACTACACTATTAGACAATATAAGTGGGGAtccttaagtttttttttttgtgtgaggagggaattccatttCCCCACAGTTTTTTACTAGCTTGGCCATCTACCATCCTTTTGCAAAGGTCTAATATTCCTCTCCCCAGCCcccatttttcttttgctttagaAGAAAGATTCTGGTTAAAGTCAGAATCTCACTCAATTCTCTTCAGTAgcacagggaaggaaaagagcaaGCAACAGCTACAGGTGGTGGGTAGTCTGTCAGGCAGAACTGCCAACTCTGCAAGATGTCAGCCAAGACTGCTGCTGCAGgagatcaagaagaagaaaagttggttcttatatgacgcttttctttacctgaaggagtctcaaagcagctcacagtagccttccctttcctctccccacaacagacaccctgtgaagtggatgaggctgagagagccctgatatcactgctcggtcagaacagctttctcagtgctgaggtgagcccaaagtcacccagccagctgcatgtgggggagcgcagaatcgaacctggcatgccagattagaagttcgcactcctaaccactgcaccaaactggttctccaggggGGAATGAAGTAGATAAGAAATCCCTAGCACTGAATGTTCCACAAGGCATTAATATCTAAAGGGGCAGAGTGTTAACCTGGATTGGGTTCTGATTTTTCTTCAAGCCTGGAGTATCTTTGAAATTTGTAGGGAAAAACTTCCTTCAGTGTATATTCCCTGATGAATGGATATAAGTATTTGCAAATTGGAGCAAAATTGCCTATTAGAATAGAGGATGAGGATGGTATTCTTCCTGGCTTGTCAAGCAAATAAACAAGCATTGTAATGGGCttgggccaggctttctcaaccagaacgTCATTATTCTggagtttcttaacagccctacaaggatttcctgaatttggtgggagttaattaatttttaatataatttaaaatttgttaaacatttatcaagtgatatgactatagggagaggcgggaaataaattgaacaataacaataacaataacaataacaatactcAGTATTGTCACATTTATTGGAGTAATTTTATTTCCTCCTGAAAGAAGGAATTCCTTCTGAAATTTGAGGGATACCCCAGGCTTGAAGTAAAATCAGaacccttttaaaaactgtgtgcTTGTGTTAAACCCCTCCAAATTCCTTCTGCAATAGATTATGCTTCTTTCTGAGTATATAttagagcagcagactctgatctagagagctgggtttgattatctagtccttcatatgcagctagctgggtgaccttggactagtcacaattctcacagagcagttcttttacagctctctcagccccacctacctcactgggtttctgttgtggggagaggaacggaaaggtgtttgtaagctgctctgggactccctcagctagtgaaaagcagggtaagaaAACCCAGTTCCTCTTCTTCAGTTCTCCTCATTTCTCCATGTTCCAGTTCTCAGCTGTAGAATATTCTCCCTCTCAAAGTGAATCCCTTAATTTACCCCTTCTACTTCTTATCACCTGCAGAACCTCTGAGATGGCTGATGGCAATCATACCACTGTGACCGAGTTCATATTTGTAGGCTTTACAGATGACCCACAACTAGAGCTTGCCCTCTTTGTGCTGTTCTTGTTCATCTACCTGGCAAACATAGTAGGGAATGTAGGCATGATCCTCCTGATAATTGTGGATGGGCAGCTTCACACTCCCATGTATATCTTTATCTGCCACCTCTCTATTATGGACCTGGGCTACTCCACTGCCATAGCCCCTCGGATGTTGGCTGACTTCCTGCGCCAGACCAAGGTCATCTCTTTCTCCAACTGTGTCATTCAGTTTGTATTTTTTGTGGCCTTTGTGGATGCAGAATGCTACACCTTAGCTGCCATGGCATACGATCGTTATGCAGCTATCTGCCGTCCTCTCCATTATACTACAGTCATGTCAAAGAAGGTATGTGTGGTACTAGGGATATTTTGCTACTTTGCAGGTCTGATGAGCATGGTGGCCCATACCAGTCTCACCTTCACTTTAGAATTCTGTGGCCCCAATATCATCAACCATTTCTTTTGTGAAATCCCCCCACTCATAGCACTATCTTGCTCTGATACTTCTACCAGTGAGatactcctctttttcttctgtggggTCAATGAAATCAGCACCATCATTGTCATCCTGATCTCCTACTTTTTCATCTTCGCTGCCATTTTGAGGATCCGTTCTGCTGAGGGCAGACGCAAAGCCTTCTCCACCTGTGCTTCCCACCTGACTGGGGTCACACTGTTTTATGGGACAGTCATGTTATGGGACAGTCATGAGACCACCCTCCAGCTACTCATTAGACCAGGACAAATGGGCCTCTGTGTTCTACACCCTCGTGAATCCCACACTGAACCCCCTCATCTACAGCCTGAGAAACAAAGATGTGAAGGAAGCTTTTCAAAGAGTCATTAGCAAAACAAAATTTTTATCCAAGAATCTATTCTGATTCTAATTATGTTGGTGGTTATAGATGTGAATTCATTGTTTATGTTAAagcttttttctttctgcaagccaagtcaataaatatatttaaatgggAAATGTATTTTCTATGGTGTAATAATATAGGGTAATAAAGAACTGTCATAATGTCTCAGTGTGGGGAAATATGGTTTATACTCATAATATGGTAAAGTCCCCTAATAGGCACTAGTCACAGTAGCTAAATGAAACCATTAGATGCAGAGAGACCTAGCCTCAGACTCCCCATTAATTCTTATGGACAGTAGGACTGGCCTGTCTACTAACCATAGTCTGTATTGGGCCCAGGTTCAAGTTGAGGCCAGGCCCATGCTCATCCTTGCTGCCCACACCAGTCAAATCTGTGCCCATGCTCTTCATTTGTGGCTGCATTAGAACCAGGCTGTCACAAGGAGAAGTCACACCTTCTCTTTGAAGGGGAAATTTCCCACTGGCCAGCTGGCTGATGGCAGAGAGGTGTGATCTAGCAGTGGGAGACTTCTACCCCCCACTCGGGGGGGGGCTGgaatgccaactccaggttaggaaattcctgaagatttggtacagggcctgggaaggggaaaaaTTAAAGTGTGGAGCTAAAGCTTGTTTGCATAGTATGAGATGGtacttgtcgggaagcaatgaggaagaatgacacggagaaggatttcctgcaaaagacctctcgaacagaggggaatcctttatttatacatacacgtaaatcatttcaaataatcccgcgaggtagcgtggagcaaactgataggcttcaagtaatcccgcaaggtagcgtggagcaaactgataggcttcaagtaatcctttttacatataaggcaattgctgtgctatagtatcctgattggtctaggttagatgcagaggtgcagcctcagagagcgtggtttgccaacgccctcaggccgaatctctacatctcccccttttttgttttaaggcaatgataagcccgatacatgtttcggcgctgaaaagtttcatgggattggcaacacattacccatattctatcactgtgatttttgggtgtccaattatgaaatgccgaattttttgcatgacaacaaaaacagagacctggcattgtgcgctgatatcgaaattgttgaaagcgcttaacttgtgaaaagttccctgcaaataactttgatttgtctacattttgtaattcagccagcaccatctcaggtgaattaaagggagttgggataaatgacatagaagctaccgacagacgggattcatagattaaagacacatttttcccatgaaattgaaacatataagcaacatggcggacccagtgattaggtgcagacatataatgcggagtggcaaccccacttggtaaaaacccacacatacaacataaccaaataacaacagaattaaaatgtaaggctgttataacagcagcaagaaagttttccagagtttctggaagtccttggtccttgagttgctgctcggcttgatcagacaggccctttattgccccccaagtcactggggggtttggatgtcttccctccccgttttctcttgaccatgggctccatctcctgcagctgcaggttgaactgaggaattgggttgcttaacccctgatgccaaccattaagtgcagggcggacacaacaagcaggaacccacccagagggaagggcaactgctgcgtagccccagccccaggtaatcaatgggactggcccgtaccacctcgggtctggtaaacgacggtattgatcctgggcccgaggaagagggacgtcggtctggaaatgatgctgagtcctagctaaaaattgagaattaaaagaaataagattaagatgatttagagtaaacaaagtacttgaaagcagggattccttgtctaaaagggaaatcccaattccccctttttgttttagtttgtcgagcatgcatttcagggtcccattggcacgctctacaatagcttgaccaGTGGAATTATaaggaattccaaagacatgtttgatgttccattgcacacaaaattgagcgaatgctgtggagcaatatgaaggcacattctctgtttttagggtgcctagaacacccatgactgaaaatgctcggagtaaatgtgcatggaaatgtttttctttttctcctttttgcatggtagcaaagatgtacccagagtaggtatcaatgactacatggagatgcttccaaggggaaaagggtggaaaaagagtgacatccatctgccaaacttggttagctccaaatccacgggggttcacaccaatggaggggtgagaagcctgattagcgcatagtggacattagcttatacttctgccaaaggaaggtggaattccttggctaatgcctttgcattttgatgatgcaaggcatgactctcaattggagactgaacaacaaatgaaacaagagaatcagctcatgcatttccttcagtgagaaaaccaggaaaaggcgtctcacatgagctacatacattgttcactgttacagtgatttttgtacagctaaaaacacacttaatagttgttcatcacatactggagacaaatatgaatattcaattacagataaaagattacagagatacaaactatcagaatttaaattaaattaaatagttgagactcagaaagaccagggccaacactgctgctgccagttccaaccggtggctgattatctgcggacctgtaaacttactgtaccatataccatctggttgttgccaggttaagactcctggtgagggagatccatcggtaaacaccgttaggccatctactgggacatcagtaataacccttttcaaagaaaatgataactgaaaacattagaaacaagatagagcaaatactcatttggaaggaaacctggaggcttagagctttcatagtgctcaagcattggaccaaacaaattcaaagaaagagagggactcCACGAGGCAGTCTCATCTcctgttgagggctggaatggctggagcgccaagagagagctaatctccacacattccagtgacaaaacaaacaattgacctgtgaaagattagggctgtctgatataaatcaggtagcctgagtcaaaacaaaatgtaggtcctcctttaaaaagacaacccaaaaagaatttgaccaaaagaaaaaattctcactgctaattacacattaaaaaattgatgtaataaaaactgtggacacattccccaaagaggttctgtgccttgcttttacccaaaaggtagcaaaacataaaataaagacaaaaggattttgtcttatataaaaatttctacCTCCATCGTAGCCAGGCACTTCCCTGACctataaatattacgcagctagacagctctgactgataaagctctattgaggcatagcagcgtttcagtgagcatacttcctaactgctgaccaaaaaaTTCCAAGACcgaactccacccccccccttcttccttgaagcgggggtcaggaaacaaaagctaaagttcttcctgggctgtaaacaaaggatcattcctgtgctacggaaaaccttttagttgtgtagattagtgggtgataggtaagaaagcaagataagtttctaactaagctcctagcctaggaactggaaaaagagagcctgattccaaatcgctaaacagcactcctgctactgcagctggaggctctatcaattacagccaaattttaaattttaaaatgtctttaggtggctaatcatcaaaaccatgaaaacattatttgatacattatataagccaattgaaaacaactgagtaaaacacagaaataagaaaagaggtcattaatgcaaagccaaatacaacagttcagttctaatccactggcatgtgcagtgattgagaaaaacaagaaaatctctttgtgaatggaattccatcattttagtgtcacaactgaaaagatcctttctcaggctgccacccatctaacctcagaaggtgagggtgctcgagcaagtaccctaaaatactaatgcagattgtggtttaatgcatatcgcttctaaaaatgcttgcttataagaacaagaccatataaatctgtagagagatggaaaaaacctgttctacaaaatctttccaaagcacgttgtagaagagaagaaagctgaaaaattagagaaaatgcataccttgtaagaggaacagaaattttaataagatcagtgactaagaattagtgatccctgataaagatcgttgcaagcatctggagaatgaacaatattcccgagggctttaccctgagtcaaaagaagcttggtagtcacctatgccaaaatcccagcgagattttatcatgcttgcaatatctggatcatggcccaaaccctgaataatgcacctattttctgaaatacagttttctttagcaaatttcttgagcaattcagtttgggcttcctgattattaatctgtgcctctgtaaggtgcttgatgaaatcaagaaagaattcagagactttctgcctaacattagtgatcccctctatcattccttgaaaataagaggattgtaaaccattttcctttatagccttgttcaactcacgcagaattgaatagggaatggcttcccaagttaacgggatctgcctgttttccccttccccacgtggttcccccctcgttaaaggaaagaacactggggtttctccctcccagtcctcagagagatcgagctgaccggcctgacgggcagcttgaatcgcgttaacgatctgggagtggcccccagtccttaatggctgcgaggcgacaggtttgggagtggtcggtgtaacggccactggtaagagagtgggatagggaaggggtgaaggtgcaatatctttcaatagcagatttccagcttctggattcatgacttccagcgctttgtgtactttctgccatgtcaataagatcagcatgggagcatggagctctgcctttaactccctccctattttttcccagtctcctagtcttctggtccccgctaaagggtaccacgggcactggcaagatacttcttgtatcagttcccggaggtccttcaccgaaatcgcctctcctgtgcactgtctcactgcctgttgcaattcgtcagcatgctttacctgttccttagacaatgattcccccatactcaccagggagccgtagctgatcgtgcacgaagactctttttctggtcgcgGTGAGCACAGGATCTCGAATCACGTCGGGCtcaccacttgtcgggaagcaatgaggaagaatgacacggagaaggatttcctgcgaaagacctctcgaacagaggggaatcctttatttatacatacacgtaaatcatttcaaataatcccgcgaggtagcgtggagcaaactgataggcttcaagtaatcccgcaaggtaggGTGGAGCAAACtaataggcttcaagtaatcctttttacatataaggcaattgctgtgctgtagtatcctgattggtctaggttagatgcagaggtgcagcctcagagagcgtggtttgccaacgccctcaggccgaatctctacaggTACTGGTGAGAATGTGTGACAATGATCTGGAAGATCTGGCTTCAAACTCTCAACATGCCATGACACTGGGTGTCACTGCGCCATTCAGACCCTCTCAGTCCAGTCTGCCTGTTAGGGTGGATAGAATGTACTAGATGGATAGTACCATCCAGTGCCTCTAATGTCATTACATTTAACACCATAGTTATCTAACAATCAGTTCCAataaagttttaatcaaggtgtgagctttcgagtgtaagcactcttcctcagaggcagagtctgcacttactttgtttactccattgtcaatcctgttgaattcagatcgctttgaactcaagtctttgAACTCAAGTcgaaacggaaatcgcattctgtgtagacagcagggactgaattgaatggaataaaagctccgtgcagtttacaccagacTCTTTgtcagctcacaccttgattaaatctttgttggtcttaaaggtgctactggactctgattttattgtgccacttcagaccaacacagctacccatttgaatttaaccAGCTCCAAGGAATTTTTTGAAGGAAGTAATAACAGTTATAGCGGTATAAAGTTGATTTAGTTTGTAATATAGATATGCCAAGATAAATGCATAACAAATTATATCTGTTTTATACCAAATTAAATTTGCTTTGAATAGGGTGCTTTGAAACTCAGAAAATTTTCTAGGGACTGGAATATAGAGCAAGGATAACGACTAGACTTTCTTTTGAGGATTGTGTCAAGCCATGGGCTTCAATAAAACCTTTAATTAAGTCCATAaggataaacaaaacaaaacactaaaaTGGAAACCCTATGGGAATGATCGTGAGCAGTCCAAATCTTGCATCATTCCAATGGGGTTCTGAGCCGGATAAATAGATGTCACTATGCAGACATAATGAGCAGATGAAGTGAGatttcctccaaagcagggggtgAAGATTCCAGCCACAACTTTCAGGTGAGAACAATTTTAAAGAGGCCTGAATTTGTGAAGCCAGGATCAGTTGTATCTAGAGAATGTAAAGCATTTAAGTATATCCTTAACAAGAACCAAACTaggggatgaggggggggggagctgaagtTAGACTTGACACCTTCCTTACACTACACACCCAGGTTCACCTTGAAATCAAGCAAGAATTTCTTGAAGGATACATGCAAAGGGAGTGGGCAGTGTTTATCCAAGGACCCTCTAATAGGATCACCTAATGTTTACTATACTTCAAAGCAGGATAA is a genomic window containing:
- the LOC143828899 gene encoding LOW QUALITY PROTEIN: olfactory receptor 5AR1-like (The sequence of the model RefSeq protein was modified relative to this genomic sequence to represent the inferred CDS: deleted 1 base in 1 codon), which translates into the protein MADGNHTTVTEFIFVGFTDDPQLELALFVLFLFIYLANIVGNVGMILLIIVDGQLHTPMYIFICHLSIMDLGYSTAIAPRMLADFLRQTKVISFSNCVIQFVFFVAFVDAECYTLAAMAYDRYAAICRPLHYTTVMSKKVCVVLGIFCYFAGLMSMVAHTSLTFTLEFCGPNIINHFFCEIPPLIALSCSDTSTSEILLFFFCGVNEISTIIVILISYFFIFAAILRIRSAEGRRKAFSTCASHLTGVTLFYGTVMLWDVMRPPSSYSLDQDKWASVFYTLVNPTLNPLIYSLRNKDVKEAFQRVISKTKFLSKNLF